One Podospora pseudopauciseta strain CBS 411.78 chromosome 5 map unlocalized CBS411.78m_5, whole genome shotgun sequence DNA window includes the following coding sequences:
- a CDS encoding uncharacterized protein (COG:S; EggNog:ENOG503NZ57) — MRSPHMNHTPTTSLTSPPNNHHLSSPTTATTTTTTATTSPRNDPPIPISITICGDGGCGKSSITLRLVRSGQPGSWTDDYDPTIEDSYSITRRIDGVTYHLSLTDTAGQEEYRGMWASSNLSSDAFLLVYDITSLDSLHALEYFNDLIDMEAETRMDNAARARKAGVVDLGGLGGEGNKMVPPVKIVAGNKCDLKEGRRVAAQVGLEWARGRGCGFMETSARLEVNIEETFELIVRRVVEGRRLAEMEADELLGGGGRGNEMGNNKRGMTKPLTPLPDRRGEEEGGEKELGRRGVNNIEGGIGRPGFWKRLRCW; from the coding sequence atgCGCTCCCCCCACATGAACcacacccccaccacctccctcacctcaccaccaaacaaccaccacctgtcgtctccaacaacagcaacgacaacaacaacaacagcaaccacctccccccgaaatgacccccccatccccatctcgATAACCATctgcggcgacggcggctgCGGCAaatcctccatcaccctccgCCTCGTCCGCTCGGGCCAGCCAGGCAGCTGGACAGACGACTACGACCCCACAATCGAAGACTCGTACTCCATCACCCGCCGCATCGACGGCGTCACCTACCACCTCTCCCTGACCGACACGGCAGGGCAGGAAGAATACCGGGGCATGTGGGCCtcttccaacctctcctccgacgccttcctcctcgtctaCGACATCACCAGTCTTGACTCGCTGCACGCGCTAGAGTACTTTAACGATCTGATTGATATGGAAGCGGAAACAAGAATGGACAACGctgcgagggcgaggaaggcgggggtggtggatttgggagggttgggtggggaAGGGAATAAGATGGTGCCGCCGGTGAAGATTGTGGCGGGGAACAAGTGCGAtttgaaggaggggaggagggtggcggcgCAGGTTGGGCTGGAGTGGGctagggggagggggtgcggGTTTATGGAGACTAGtgcgaggttggaggttAACATTGAGGAGACGTTTGAGTTGATTGttaggagggtggtggaggggaggaggttggccgagatggaggcgGACGAGTtacttggtggtggtgggagggggaatgAGATGGGGAATAATAAGAGGGGGATGACGAAGCCGTTGACGCCGTTGCCGGAtcggaggggggaggaggaagggggggagaaggagttggggaggaggggggtgaataATATTGAGGGGGGGATTGGGAGACCGGGGTTttggaagaggttgaggtgttggtga
- the THI4 gene encoding thiamine metabolism-related protein (EggNog:ENOG503NX5E; COG:H): MLLAPPLCFSRMSSPLTSLDNIQPIKMAPSAVTPPQKPAVLATHPLKSVNLDNKTDVTPTPAIKDDLAALFNNWDSFTFAPIRESTVSRAMTRRYFNDLDTYTESDITIVGAGSAGLSCAYVLGTLRPDLKISILEAGVAPGGGAWLGGQLFSAMVMRKPAHLFLEQVGVPFEDEGDYVVVKHAALFTSTIMSKVLQMPNVKLFNATTVEDLITRQDKETGEVRIAGVVTNWTLVSMHHDDQSCMDPNTINTNVVVSMTGHDGPFGAFSVKRLVSMKQIEELGGMRGLDMGKAEDAIVKRTREIVPGLVVGGMELSEVDGANRMGPTFGAMVLSGLKAAEETLRVFDQRKAQNDAEL, translated from the exons ATGCTTCTCGCTCCTCCCCTTTGTTTTTCGAGGATGAGCTCCCCCCTAACATCCCTAGATAACATACAACCCATCAAAATGGCCCCCTCCGCCGTCACCCCTCCCCAGAAGCCCGCCGTTCTGGCCACCCACCCCCTGAAGTCAGTCAATCTCGACAACAAGACCGACGTCACGCCCACCCCCGCCATCAAGGATgacctcgccgccctcttcAACAACTGGGACTCGTTCACCTTCGCCCCCATCCGCGAGTCCACCGTCTCCCGCGCCATGACCCGCCGCTACTTCAACGACCTGGACACCTACACCGAATCCGACATCACCATCGTCGGCGCCGGCTCGGCCGGTCTCTCGTGCGCCTACGTCCTCGGCACCCTCCGCCCCGACCTCAAGATCTCCATCCTCGAAGCCGGCGTCGCTCCCGGCGGCGGTGCCTGGCTCGGCGGCCAGCTCTTCTCTGCCATGGTCATGCGCAAGCCTGCCCACCTTTTCCTCGAGCAGGTCGGTGTTCCGttcgaggacgagggtgaCTATGTCGTCGTCAAGCACGCCGCGCTCttcaccagcaccatcatGAGCAAGGTCCTTCAGATGCCCAACGTCAAGCTGTTCAACGCGACgacggtggaggatttgATCACCAGGCAGGACAAGGAGactggggaggtgaggatcGCGGGTGTGGTGACCAACTGGACGCTGGTGAGCATGCATCACGATGATCAGTCCTGCATGGACCCCAACACGATCAACACCAACGTTGTCGTTTCCATGACTGGTCACGACGGGCCGTTTGGCGCTTTTAGCGTCAAGAGACTGGTCAGCATGAAGCAGATCGAGGAGCTGGGcgggatgagggggttggatatGGGCAAGGCTGAGGATGCGATtgtgaagaggacgagggagattgtgcctgggttggtggttggtggtatGGAGCtgagtgaggttgatggggcCAACAGGATGG GCCCTACCTTTGGTGCCATGGTCCTCTCTGGTctcaaggctgccgaggagaCCCTCAGAGTCTTTGACCAGCGCAAGGCCCAGAACGATGCCGAGCTCTAA
- a CDS encoding uncharacterized protein (COG:S; EggNog:ENOG503NUD2; BUSCO:EOG09263ZSC) has protein sequence MASVEHCLYCFETLAAELQGRKPMTLDQIKKSWAEYISSTTPAAATTTSEASSSSSSSEAAVKQSPALRRLAASSSSSTSSSSSSLSLTSSTPATSLSSSPAPPEGEEVASSSPLFITWNTNHPRHGYILRGCIGTFEPQPLATGLSSYALISALQDSRFHPISPSELPKLQVAVTLLTDFEDAKDKMDWELGKHGIRISFYERGRRYGATYLPDVATEQGWTKEETLVSLMRKAGWSGREEGWEGVDLKVVRYQGRKEKLEYEGYKEWREWVEEQQGRE, from the coding sequence ATGGCATCAGTCGAACACTGCCTCTACTGCTTCGAAACCCTAGCCGCCGAGCTCCAAGGCCGCAAGCCCATGACCCTCGACCAAATCAAGAAATCATGGGCCGAATACatttcatcaacaacaccagcagcagcaacaacaacgtccgaggcaagcagcagcagcagcagcagcgaggcAGCAGTAAAACAATCCCCCGCCCTCCGCCGGCTGGCagcctcatcttcctcgtccacgtcctcctcctcgagctccctctccctaacctcctcaaccccagcaacatccctctcctcctcccctgcgcccccagaaggagaagaggtcgCTTCCAGCAGCCCCCTCTTCATAACCTGGAACACGAACCACCCCCGCCACGGGTACATCCTCCGCGGCTGCATCGGCACATTcgaaccccaacccctcgcCACAGGGCTCTCCTCTTACGCGCTGATTTCGGCCCTGCAGGACAGCAGGTTCCATCCGATTTCGCCGTCGGAGCTGCCAAAGCTGCAGGTTGCTGTTACCTTGCTCACGGACTTTGAGGATGCAAAGGATAAGATGGATTGGGAGCTGGGGAAGCACGGGATCAGGATCAGTTTCTATGAGCGGGGGAGACGGTACGGGGCTACGTATTTGCCCGACGTGGCTACCGAGCAGGGGTGGACAAAGGAGGAGACGTTGGTCAGCTTGATGAGGAAGGCCGGgtggtcggggagggaggaggggtgggagggggtggatttgAAGGTTGTGAGGTATCAGGGGCGGAAGGAGAAGTTGGAGTATGAGGGTTACAAGGAGtggagggagtgggttgaGGAGCAGCAGGGGAGGGAATAG
- a CDS encoding uncharacterized protein (EggNog:ENOG503P2YI): MHTIHSLLLALASLAVLVMAEGNVLFPYMYGLNYTEYDEAKKLGLTRTPKAYACKSEDEWNKMTTADFAKYKSIIVPDCLCNTSLGTIKFLDNTKKVWSPAVTGNMVLIGTDPSYHSKWYKLAGASAMIRDSISLASTGKNGTGMYFSLSCYYQSNAASTTIEALSEIGVFKVRGNLTCLNKVHIVATDDSMTSLTDEMASNWNCSAHEVFAEYPTEGNGAFEPLAIALNTTGLGQRTFADGTHGTPYIIARGATPLGCGNNVTEAAYNEECDYGKAVNGMPDSLCSSSCKCLFGMISPGLCRENTTSSSSTSISSSSTTFHNTSSIALSTGSPTNTSLSTSMLYTNTSSPQTKTRKPPVTITVWPSRPPWVSSSSQAPTPSTASSNTTRSDPDTPTVIVTASWPPSPSSDVATDAEPGTVIITASNDPGSGSPSFTTSTPPAPSSSPSNSDDSSGSPETVVVTASNNATESEPGTVTVLPPSETPTGSMGGTSSVSYPTVTVTAGGPDSGGQVSSSASGSETPPVTVTATAEVPGVPADGQIPTLSDTTSYPPGTDEPSWSLTTTTGSEPQVTLTVRPSGESGSGGASGSETGTMGGSSSLGLDSSMTGSGTMSGSGKPTVTVYPSGQTSGGGDGNGPGASSAPGVSPTPGLSSAPGSSSSGGDVSGTASGKSQSTVTVYPSGQSSGAGGGDSPGVSPAPTTALSSSRTTVTVYPSGQSSGGGDVGNGPSASSASESASGSSRSTVTVYPSGSSSGGGDSGNGPGISETRSTKTMTVGESSVTAPGAPDSSSSTNRGLGSTSYISGSLTNTATGGGGMGTASGTSAVSSETGASDPLSGSSTGGTGSAAGSATGSPGTSGSGGPASSDSATGGASGSGTPGSPSSSGSPSSFTPSTPPSLTGSITTSTLSATPSTQSSSVSTSGTASAPSSNQPSGSSSETSYSPGDTSATSSNQGGTTTSTQTTSNSGSLSGSNIPLPTSDCDSLSPSPSPTSQCDTWIGIEIIHIIEIVEICPSGSTVTETKTEHLSTLTRPICATPTPSQPCYPCIFGTPSASDDNFTVTVTSCPANPKTTVTVTAQMCSTCTVTTWVGTVPGHTPGGECHGCLPHASSTVTETAAVETATEVVTLGSVVSDPAATSSSAIGGGGGGGGEGYGQPPPASVPRPVATASSVPAGGYGPPPLPDVPVDGATASDYAPYKPSSTSFVVTAAGVGRRGHRAVTGVLAGLLGAVMVM; encoded by the exons ATGCACACCATTCACAGTCTTTTGTTGGCGCTGGCCAGCTTGGCAGTCCTTGTGATGGCCGAGGGAAACGTTCTTTTCCCGTACATGTACGGGCTGAACTATACCGAGTACGACGAGGCAAAGAAGCTCGGTCTAACACGTAC TCCGAAAGCGTATGCCTGCAAGTCGGAAGACGAATGGAACAAGATGACCACGGCCGACTTTGCCAAGTACAAGTCTATTATTGTCCCGGACTGCCTTTGCAACACGAGCCTGGGCACGATCAAGTTCCTGGACAATACCAAGAAGGTCTGGTCGCCTGCCGTCACGGGCAACATGGTGCTCATCGGGACGGACCCCTCTTACCATTCCAAGTGGTACAAGCTCGCCGGTGCGTCGGCTATGATCCGGGATTCTATCAGCCTTGCTTCCACGGGCAAGAATGGCACTGGCATGTACTTTTCGCTGTCATGCTACTACCAGAGCAACGCAGCTTCGACCACCATCGAGGCTCTGTCGGAGATAGGCGTCTTTAAAGTCCGGGGCAACTTGACATGTCTGAACAAGGTGCACATTGTCGCCACGGACGATTCGATGACGTCCCTTACCGATGAGATGGCGAGCAACTGGAACTGCAGTGCTCACGAGGTGTTTGCAGAGTACCCTACCGAAGGGAATGGCGCCTTTGAGCCCTTGGCGATCGCGCTCAACACGACTGGCCTGGGGCAGCGGACCTTTGCAGACGGCACGCATGGAACACCGTACATCATTGCTCGCGGCGCAACACCACTTGGCTGCGGCAACAATGTCACCGAGGCAGCGTACAACGAGGAATGTGATTATGGCAAGGCCGTCAACGGGATGCCAGATAGCCTCTGCTCGTCATCTTGCAAATGCCTGTTTGGGATGATATCGCCTGGTTTGTGTCGCGAAAACACCACGTCTAGTTCATCGACGTCGATatcgagcagcagcaccaccttCCACAACACCAG CTCCATTGCCCTGAGCACCGGTTcacccaccaacaccagcctcTCCACCAGCATGCTctacaccaacacctcctccccgcaaACCAAAACCAGAAAACCACCCGTGACCATCACAGTCTGGCCTTCTAGACCCCCATGGGTTTCTTCCTCAAGCCAAGCCCCAACTCCAAGCACTGCAtcatccaacaccaccaggaGCGACCCCGATACGCCAACCGTCATCGTTACCGCCTCCTggcccccatcaccaagctcgGATGTCGCCACGGACGCGGAGCCGGGCAcggtcatcatcaccgcctctAACGATCCCGGCTCAGGGTCGCCGTCATTTaccacctcaacaccacccgccCCATCCAGCTCACCGAGCAACTCTGATGACTCCAGTGGCTCCCCAGAGACAGTTGTCGTCACCGCCTCGAATAATGCCACTGAATCTGAACCTGGGACGGTGACGGTTTTGCCTCCCTCGGAAACACCAACAGGGTCGATGGGAGGCACATCATCTGTCTCTTACCCAACAGTAACAGTAACAGCCGGCGGTCCGGACAGTGGGGGGCAagtctcctcctcagcttcaGGCTCTGAAACCCCCCCGGTGACGGTCACGGCTACGGCCGAAGTGCCAGGAGTGCCTGCTGATGGGCAGATTCCGACGCTTTCGGACACGACGTCTTATCCGCCTGGGACTGATGAGCCGAGTTGgtctttgacgacgacgacggggagCGAACCGCAGGTTACATTGACTGTGAGGCCTTCTGGGGAGTCGGGGTCCGGTGGTGCAAGTGGGTCTGAGACGGGGACTATGGGAGGTTCTTCATCACTGGGATTGGATTCATCCATGACTGGTTCCGGAACAATGTCTGGCTCGGGGAAGCCAACCGTGACTGTGTACCCGAGTGGTCAGACTTCTGGCGGGGGAGATGGGAATGGGCCGGGGGCTAGCTCTGCACCGGGGGTCAGCCCTACACCGGGGCTTAGCTCCGCACCGGGAAGTTCGTCTTCGGGTGGGGATGTATCTGGGACGGCGTCGGGAAAGTCACAGTCGACGGTTACTGTTTATCCCTCTGGTCAGAGTTCTGGcgctgggggtggtgatagCCCGGGGGTTAgtccagcaccaacaactgCTTTAAGCTCATCTCGAACAACGGTTACCGTCTATCCTTCTGGTCAGTCTtcgggtggtggagatgttgGAAACGGACCAAGTGCCAGTTCGGCATCTGAAAGTGCCTCAGGTTCGTCTCGATCAACAGTAACGGTGTATCCTTCTGGTTCGTCCTCGGGCGGAGGAGATTCTGGCAATGGACCGGGTATCAGCGAGACAAGATCTACCAAGACCATGACGGTTGGTGAAAGCTCCGTGACAGCGCCCGGAGCTCCTGATTCTTCGAGCTCGACGAAcagagggttggggagtaCGAGCTACATAAGCGGCAGCCTGACAAACACCGCCACGGGAGGGGGTGGTATGGGGACCGCAAGCGGGACGTCTGCGGTGTCTTCAGAGACGGGTGCTTCCGATCCTTTGAGTGGGAGCTCGACTGGCGGCACTGGGTCGGCAGCCGGGTCGGCAACTGGGTCTCCCGGAACTTCTGGCTCTGGTGGTCCTGCCTCATCTGACTCGGCTACAGGCGGTGCCTCTGGCTCTGGCACCCCGGGTTCACCAAGCTCTTCCGGTTCACCAAGCTCCTTCactccatcaaccccccccagTCTAACAGGTTCAATCACGACATCAACACTATCCGCCACACCCAGCACCCAGTCCAGCAGCGTTTCCACCTCTGGAACAGCCTCagctccatcatcaaaccaACCCTCTGGTTCCAGCTCAGAAACCTCATATTCTCCCGGAGACActtccgccacctcctccaaccaagggggcaccaccaccagcacacaAACAACATCCAACTCCGGCAGCCTATCCGGGTCAAACATACCTCTTCCCACATCAGACTGcgactccctctccccctccccctccccaacatcacAATGCGACACCTGGATCGGAATAGAAATAATCCACATCATCGAAATAGTCGAAATCTGCCCCTCCGGCTCAACAG TGACGGAAACAAAAACAGAacacctctccaccctcacccgccCCATCTGCGccacaccaaccccctcccaaccatgCTACCCCTGCATCTTCGGCACACCCTCCGCTTCAGACGACAACTTCACCGTGACGGTGACGTCCTGCCCGGCGAACCCAAAGACTACGGTCACGGTCACGGCGCAGATGTGTAGCACTTGTACTGTGACTACGTGGGTGGGGACCGTGCCGGGGCATACTCCTGGGGGGGAGTGTCATGGCTGCTTGCCTCATGCTAGTTCGACGGTGACGGAGACGGCTGCTGTCGAGACTGCTACCGAGGTGGTGACGCTGGGGAGTGTAGTGTCTGACCCAGCTGCTACCAGTTCTTCTGCtatcggtggtggtggtggtggtggtggagagggttaCGGTCAGCCACCCCCGGCATCAGTCCCTCGCCCGGTGGCCACCGCCAGCTCTGTCCCTGCCGGTGGTTACGGTCCTCCCCCGCTGCCGGATGTTCCTGTTGATGGGGCGACAGCGAGCGATTATGCCCCGTACAAACCCTCGTCGACCAGCTTTGTGGttactgctgctggggttggAAGGAGGGGCCACCGTGCTGTTACGGGTGTGCTTGCTGGGCTGTTGGGGGCGGTCATGGTTATGTAA
- the GAD2 gene encoding Glutamate decarboxylase 2 (EggNog:ENOG503NVBV; COG:E) has protein sequence MNGTNGVKKQTLNRASEVEHLVDAVKSLIIPFIQAADDAVPSRAAGELLPNRNGVVCNALVESKRPEELVKELALSLPRVGRGEEGLLQTIQDVLKHSVNTWDQGFMDKLYASTNPVGVISELVLAVLNTNVHVYQVSPALAVIEKHTAKTFASLFGFNGPRAGGVTCQGGSSSNLTSIVIARNTLYPESKINGNSAASNGPFVLFTSSHGHYSVEKAAVTCGFGSSSVWTVPVDASGRIIPSELRRLVQKSLDQGFTPFYVNATAGTTVLGSYDPFEEISAVCKEFNLWMHIDASWGGPAIFSAAHKHKLAGSHLADSLTVNPHKMLNCPVTCSFLLGPDMSVFHKANTLPAGYLFHSSAPSDVWDLADLTLQCGRRADSLKLALAWIYYGAEGFGRQIEAAFELAAYFAGLLERSGNFVLVSENPPPCLQVCFYYAPGGRLRGTGEGNTEVTRGMVERLVRRGYMVDYAPDVSEESRGSFFRVVVNAQTLRGTVEGLVKGLEAVGREVVPQ, from the exons ATGAACGGAACCAACGGGGTCAAGAAGCAGACTCTCAACAGGGCATCCGAGGTGGAACAT CTCGTTGATGCTGTGAAATCCTTAATCATCCCCTTCATTCAGGCCGCCGATGATGCTGTGCCATCCAGGGCTGCCGGGGAACTGCTCCCAAACAGGAACGGTGTCGTCTGTAATGCCCTAGTCGAGTCCAAGAGACCGGAAGAGCTGGTCAAGGAATTGGCCTTGTCTCTCCCTCGAGTAGGCCGTGGCGAGGAGGGTCTCTTGCAGACGATCCAAGATGTCCTCAAGCACAGCGTCAACACCTGGGACCAGGGGTTCATGGACAAGCTGTATGCCAGCACCAACCCC GTCGGCGTCATCTCCGAGCTCGTCCTCGCCGTCCTCAACACAAAT gTCCACGTCTACCAGGTCTCCCCAGCCCTGGCAGTAATAGAAAAGCACACCGCCAAAACCttcgcctccctcttcggTTTCAACGGTCCCCGCGCCGGCGGCGTAACCTGCCAAggcggctcctcctccaacctcacctccataGTCATCGCCCGCAACACCCTCTACCCCGAATCCAAAATCAACGGCAactccgccgcctccaacGGCCCCTTTGTCTtgttcacctcctcccacggTCACTACTCGGTCGAAAAAGCCGCCGTAACCTGCGGCTTcggctcctcctcagtcTGGACCGTCCCCGTCGACGCCAGCGGCAGGATAATCCCCTCTGAACTCCGCCGCCTCGTCCAAAAGTCCCTCGACCAAGGCTTCACCCCCTTTTACGTCAACGCCaccgccggcaccaccgTCTTGGGGAGCTACGACCCCTTTGAGGAAATCTCGGCCGTCTGCAAGGAGTTCAACCTCTGGATGCACATCGACGCCTCGTGGGGCGGCCCGGCCATCTTTTCCGCCGCTCACAAGCACAAGCTTGCCGGCAGTCACCTTGCCGATTCCCTGACTGTGAACCCGCACAAGATGCTCAACTGTCCGGTCACGTGCTCGTTTCTGCTGGGGCCGGACATGTCGGTTTTCCACAAAGCAAACACCCTTCCGGCGGGGTACCTCTTTCACAGCTCGGCTCCGTCTGACGTGTGGGATTTGGCGGATTTGACGCTCCAGTGCGGGAGGAGGGCTGATTCGCTCAAGCTGGCGCTGGCGTGGATTTACTACGGGGcggaggggtttgggagaCAGATCGAGGCTGCTTTCGAGCTGGCGGCGTATTTTGCCGGGTTGCTGGAACGGAGCGGGAACTTTGTGCTGGTTAGTGAGAACCCGCCGCCGTGCTTGCAGGTTTGTTTTTATTATGCGcctggggggaggttgagggggacgggggaggggaacaCGGAGGTCacgagggggatggtggagaggttggtgaggagggggtacATGGTTGATTACGCGCCGGATGTGAGCGAGGAGAGCAGGGGGAGCTTCTTTAGGGTGGTGGTCAATGCTCAGACGTTGagggggacggtggaggggttggtgaaggggttggaggcggtggggagggaggtggtgcctCAGTAG